The Gemmatimonadales bacterium genome includes the window GCATGTCGCCCTATTGTGAAATGTTTCACAACGCTAGCCGCCTCGCCATCCTTCGTCAACGAGCGCCGCGTACAGCGCCGCGAATGCCGCCGGCGAAAGCGTCTCCGGGCGCAGCTCGGCGGCGATGCCGGCGCCCGCCAGAGATGCCGCGACGATTTCCGCTGACCAGCCCGTAAGCTCCCGCAGCCCCCGCACGAGCTGCTTCCGCCGGAGCCCGAACAGGCCGACCACGAGCCGGCGAAACGACGTGCGCGCCGAGTCGGCCACGAGCGGGAATGGGCGTGGGGTGAGCCGCACGAGCATCGAATCCACCTTGGGCCTCGGTGTGAACGCCCCCGCGGGCACGCGAAAGAGCAGCTCCACCGCGGCCACCGCCTGTACCCCCACGCTGAGCGCACCGTACGCGGCGCGCCCGGGCGCGGCCGCCACCCGCTCCGCGACTTCGCGCTGCATGAGGTACACGGCGCGCGCGGGTCGCGGCGGTTCGAGCGCCTTTTCGATGAGCGGCGACGTGATGTTATAGGGGATGTTGCCGGCGACGATCCACCGGCCCCCGTGCCCGGGTCCGGCGAGCGCATGCCAATCCGCAGTCAGCGCGTCGCCTTCCACCACGGCCACGTTCGGCCAGCGGCCCGCGAGCGCCTGAGCGAGTACCACGTCCCG containing:
- the rsmA gene encoding 16S rRNA (adenine(1518)-N(6)/adenine(1519)-N(6))-dimethyltransferase RsmA, encoding MRAKKRLGQHFLSDPRILARIADAVEATPADTVLEIGPGPGGLTGQLAARAGRVVAIERDVVLAQALAGRWPNVAVVEGDALTADWHALAGPGHGGRWIVAGNIPYNITSPLIEKALEPPRPARAVYLMQREVAERVAAAPGRAAYGALSVGVQAVAAVELLFRVPAGAFTPRPKVDSMLVRLTPRPFPLVADSARTSFRRLVVGLFGLRRKQLVRGLRELTGWSAEIVAASLAGAGIAAELRPETLSPAAFAALYAALVDEGWRGG